A single Thermaerobacter sp. FW80 DNA region contains:
- a CDS encoding ABC transporter substrate-binding protein translates to MRGIDRGGAVAAAGAWENEAAPGPVQGPVPGPTSRRTARRAGGAGRVLPALVAILMAALVLAACGSAGGPGGGTAPGAATGGSDGGAAGGSSGAAGDCSRRPGLAGVPPLPQEVTVKIAEDGAPSGAGFYIATEKGYFRDLCIKPEFVTFESSAYMLPALAADQVQVAGGVLSVGLWNAIQSGLDLRLVATKGENIPGRSYFNLTVAADKADAIKDYKDLKGKRIAITAEASLDEQFVDLALQHAGLSRDDVEYVIIKSFGDMNAALANGAVDLAMHIEPLITQAEAQGILKRFGDAARDYAPGFQIAEVLASPRFVADKELSQRFMLAYVKALRDYNDAFVQRDEAKMAEIIPIMTKYTALKDPELWKKVYVPGLNPDGRLNVESLKAQLDWYRERGYFTGEIDLDAVVDQSLVEYAVRVLGPYEPGK, encoded by the coding sequence ATGAGGGGAATCGACCGAGGCGGGGCGGTGGCGGCCGCTGGCGCCTGGGAGAACGAAGCGGCGCCCGGTCCGGTGCAGGGGCCGGTGCCCGGACCGACCAGCCGGCGCACGGCCCGCCGGGCCGGCGGCGCGGGCCGCGTTCTTCCCGCGCTGGTGGCCATCCTGATGGCCGCCCTGGTGCTGGCGGCCTGCGGGAGCGCAGGCGGACCCGGTGGCGGGACCGCGCCGGGTGCGGCGACGGGCGGGTCGGACGGGGGTGCGGCCGGCGGGTCGAGCGGCGCCGCCGGGGACTGTAGCCGGCGACCGGGCCTCGCCGGGGTGCCGCCCCTGCCGCAGGAGGTCACGGTCAAGATCGCGGAAGACGGCGCCCCCTCGGGAGCGGGCTTCTACATCGCCACCGAGAAGGGCTACTTCCGTGACCTGTGCATCAAGCCGGAGTTCGTCACCTTCGAGTCGAGCGCGTACATGCTGCCGGCCCTGGCCGCCGACCAGGTCCAGGTGGCCGGCGGGGTGCTCAGCGTCGGGCTCTGGAACGCCATCCAGAGCGGGCTCGACCTGCGTCTCGTCGCCACCAAGGGCGAGAACATCCCGGGGCGTTCGTACTTCAACCTGACGGTGGCCGCCGACAAGGCCGATGCGATCAAGGACTACAAGGACCTCAAGGGCAAGCGCATCGCCATCACGGCGGAGGCCTCGCTGGACGAGCAGTTCGTCGACCTCGCCCTCCAGCACGCGGGCCTCAGCCGCGACGACGTGGAGTACGTGATCATCAAGTCCTTCGGCGACATGAACGCCGCCCTGGCCAACGGGGCCGTCGACCTGGCGATGCACATCGAGCCCTTGATCACCCAGGCGGAGGCCCAGGGCATCCTCAAGCGCTTCGGCGACGCCGCCCGGGACTACGCCCCCGGCTTCCAGATCGCCGAGGTGCTGGCGAGCCCGCGCTTCGTGGCCGACAAGGAGCTCTCCCAGCGCTTCATGCTGGCCTACGTGAAGGCCCTGCGGGACTACAACGACGCCTTCGTGCAGCGGGACGAGGCGAAGATGGCCGAGATCATCCCGATCATGACCAAGTACACCGCGCTCAAGGACCCCGAGCTCTGGAAGAAGGTGTACGTCCCGGGGTTGAATCCCGATGGACGGCTCAACGTGGAGAGCCTCAAGGCGCAGCTCGATTGGTACCGCGAGCGGGGCTACTTCACGGGCGAGATCGATCTGGACGCGGTGGTCGACCAGTCGCTGGTGGAGTACGCGGTGCGGGTCCTCGGTCCCTATGAGCCGGGGAAGTAG
- a CDS encoding ABC transporter permease, giving the protein MSRWQPGQGDGRPRWRVAGRLAPVVDRSDGSSANPRAVAPVEPAVTGDERGSADPRHRRGRRQQHGRRPRRGPVLDRERWLSIVSPIGLLLIWEVLVRLGWLDVRFFPPPSRIAVRFAAMVADGTLVQHLGISLLRVLLGFAAGAVPAVVLGLTMGLFPVVRAVLEPVVAAIYPIPKIALLPLLLMIFGVGETFKVVTIALGCFTLVLVNTVAGVVNIERIYIDVARNFGASRLDFYRTVAWPGALPMIFAGLKLGMGVSLLLIVAAEMIGARSGLGYLIWNSYQVWDMAAMYIGLVLMSFFGYVFTMALNELERVVLPWRPR; this is encoded by the coding sequence ATGAGCCGTTGGCAGCCCGGTCAGGGCGACGGTCGACCCCGGTGGCGGGTAGCCGGCCGGCTGGCGCCGGTGGTCGATCGATCCGATGGATCGTCCGCGAACCCGCGGGCCGTGGCCCCGGTGGAGCCCGCGGTCACCGGGGACGAACGCGGCTCCGCCGACCCGCGGCACCGGCGGGGCCGGCGGCAGCAGCACGGCCGCCGGCCCCGCCGCGGACCGGTGCTGGACCGAGAGCGGTGGCTCTCCATCGTCAGCCCCATCGGCCTGCTGCTGATCTGGGAGGTGCTGGTGCGGCTGGGCTGGTTGGACGTCCGGTTCTTCCCGCCGCCCAGCCGGATCGCCGTCCGCTTCGCCGCCATGGTGGCCGACGGCACCCTGGTCCAGCACCTGGGCATCAGCCTCTTGCGGGTGCTCCTCGGCTTCGCAGCGGGCGCCGTGCCGGCGGTGGTCCTCGGCCTGACCATGGGGCTGTTCCCGGTGGTGCGGGCGGTCCTGGAGCCCGTGGTGGCCGCGATCTATCCCATCCCCAAGATCGCCCTGCTGCCGCTGCTCCTGATGATCTTCGGCGTCGGCGAGACCTTCAAGGTGGTCACCATCGCCCTGGGCTGCTTCACCCTGGTGCTGGTGAACACCGTGGCCGGCGTGGTCAACATCGAGCGCATCTACATCGACGTGGCGCGCAACTTCGGCGCCTCGCGCCTGGACTTCTACCGCACGGTGGCGTGGCCGGGCGCCCTGCCCATGATCTTCGCCGGCCTGAAGCTGGGCATGGGCGTGTCGCTGCTGCTCATCGTGGCCGCGGAGATGATCGGCGCCCGCAGCGGCCTGGGCTACCTGATCTGGAACTCCTACCAGGTCTGGGACATGGCCGCCATGTACATCGGCCTGGTGCTGATGAGCTTCTTCGGCTACGTCTTCACGATGGCGCTCAACGAGCTGGAACGGGTGGTGCTGCCCTGGCGGCCCCGGTAG
- a CDS encoding cation diffusion facilitator family transporter: MTGGVRDRGFQTVDPRAASLRGAWLGIAAYALLSAVKIAVGWRAGSRAVLADGLNNLTDVLASVAVLWGIRAAARPADAEHRYGHGRAETVAQLVVGTVMGLVGLDVCVGALQAALTPRLEPPAPYAALVALAAAAVMAAVYLYNGALARRTGSLALRAAARDHRADVLVSLGTAVGIWGAQRGWPWLDPVAGMVVGVLVVRTAWRLLVEATHDLLDGFEPERLQRLRRRIAGVPGVQGVRDLRGRRLGKASAIDVTITVDPDLTVEQSHAVADRVEQALRRDPDIQLVHVHVEPHSAPAGRPPVGTAAADVGAPGSGGRGERGDRPLPPGDGGPSGTNDPPGDPTAPGGRSAARS; the protein is encoded by the coding sequence GTGACGGGTGGGGTGCGGGACCGGGGGTTCCAGACGGTGGACCCTCGTGCAGCCAGCCTGCGAGGGGCCTGGCTGGGCATCGCCGCCTACGCGCTGCTGAGCGCGGTGAAGATCGCGGTCGGCTGGCGGGCGGGCTCGCGGGCGGTCCTGGCCGACGGCCTCAACAACCTGACCGACGTGCTGGCGTCGGTGGCGGTGCTGTGGGGCATCCGGGCGGCGGCCCGGCCGGCCGACGCCGAGCACCGTTACGGCCACGGGCGGGCGGAGACCGTCGCCCAGCTGGTGGTGGGGACGGTGATGGGGCTGGTGGGGCTCGACGTTTGCGTCGGCGCCCTCCAGGCGGCGCTCACCCCGCGGCTCGAACCGCCCGCGCCCTATGCGGCGCTGGTCGCCCTCGCCGCGGCCGCCGTCATGGCCGCAGTCTACCTCTACAACGGCGCCCTGGCGCGGCGCACCGGCAGCCTGGCGCTGCGGGCCGCCGCCCGCGACCACCGCGCCGATGTCCTGGTCAGCCTGGGCACGGCGGTCGGCATCTGGGGGGCCCAACGGGGCTGGCCCTGGCTTGACCCCGTGGCGGGCATGGTGGTCGGCGTGCTGGTGGTGCGCACGGCCTGGCGGTTGCTGGTCGAGGCCACCCACGACCTGCTGGACGGCTTCGAGCCCGAGCGCCTGCAGCGGCTGCGCAGGCGGATCGCAGGGGTGCCGGGTGTCCAGGGGGTCCGGGACCTGCGCGGACGGCGCCTGGGCAAGGCGTCCGCCATCGACGTGACCATCACCGTCGATCCCGACCTCACCGTGGAACAGTCCCACGCCGTGGCGGACCGGGTCGAGCAGGCGCTGCGGCGCGACCCCGACATCCAGCTGGTGCACGTGCACGTCGAGCCCCACTCCGCGCCGGCCGGCCGCCCCCCCGTCGGGACCGCCGCCGCGGATGTCGGTGCGCCCGGCTCCGGCGGCCGAGGGGAGCGCGGCGATCGCCCCCTCCCTCCGGGGGATGGCGGTCCGTCGGGCACGAACGACCCGCCCGGCGACCCCACGGCCCCCGGTGGCCGGTCCGCGGCCCGGTCGTAG
- a CDS encoding YHS domain-containing protein gives MAVDPVCGMTIDESTAEEMGVETVVYRGTTYYFCCPYCRKQFERDPERYLQAPGAHHDAVHGDG, from the coding sequence GTGGCCGTCGATCCCGTGTGCGGCATGACCATCGACGAGTCGACCGCCGAGGAGATGGGCGTCGAGACGGTGGTCTACCGCGGCACCACCTATTATTTCTGCTGCCCGTACTGCCGCAAGCAGTTCGAGCGGGATCCCGAGCGGTACCTCCAGGCCCCGGGGGCGCACCACGACGCGGTCCACGGGGACGGCTGA
- a CDS encoding ABC transporter ATP-binding protein, whose protein sequence is MTTPWKIRIRGLRKEFATRRRVITALDGVDLEVAEGEFVCLVGPSGCGKTTLLRILAGLETPTAGTIEVARRDPSRPLQAMVFQEQSVFPWMTVRRNIGYGLALRRVPRAERERIVDRYLKLVGLEPFADAYPHQLSGGMKQRVSVARAFAVDPEILLMDEPFAALDEQNKLLLAEELLRLWESNRKTVLYVTHSIDEAIHLADRIVVFTASPGRIKAEVPVTIPRHRDLDSLRAHPAYAAIYQRVWQALRDEVLAARRHEERERVAGRR, encoded by the coding sequence ATGACCACACCGTGGAAGATCCGGATTCGCGGCCTGCGCAAGGAATTCGCCACCCGGCGGCGCGTGATCACCGCCCTTGACGGCGTCGACCTGGAGGTCGCCGAGGGCGAGTTCGTCTGCCTCGTCGGCCCCTCCGGCTGCGGCAAGACCACCCTGCTGCGCATCCTGGCCGGCCTGGAGACGCCGACGGCGGGCACCATCGAGGTGGCGCGCCGTGATCCCTCCCGGCCCTTGCAGGCCATGGTGTTCCAGGAGCAGTCGGTGTTCCCCTGGATGACCGTCCGCCGCAACATCGGCTACGGCCTGGCCCTCCGGCGGGTGCCCCGCGCCGAGCGGGAGCGCATCGTCGACCGCTACCTCAAGCTGGTGGGCCTCGAACCCTTCGCCGACGCCTACCCCCACCAGCTCTCGGGCGGCATGAAGCAGCGGGTCAGCGTCGCCCGCGCCTTCGCCGTCGACCCCGAGATCCTGCTGATGGACGAACCCTTCGCGGCCCTGGACGAGCAGAACAAGCTGCTGCTGGCCGAGGAGCTGTTGCGCCTCTGGGAGTCCAACCGCAAGACGGTGCTCTACGTCACCCACTCCATCGACGAGGCGATCCACCTGGCCGACCGCATCGTGGTCTTCACGGCCTCGCCGGGGCGGATCAAGGCGGAGGTGCCGGTGACCATCCCGCGGCACCGCGACCTGGACAGCCTGCGGGCGCACCCCGCCTACGCCGCCATCTACCAGCGGGTCTGGCAGGCCCTGCGCGACGAGGTGCTGGCCGCACGCCGGCACGAGGAGCGGGAGCGGGTGGCCGGACGGCGGTAG